From the genome of Marixanthomonas ophiurae, one region includes:
- a CDS encoding SGNH/GDSL hydrolase family protein: MKNTINICLGLLAIGFVSCEPEFENPVNEEGFYDSGSANFSNFVAVGNSLTAGFADNALYITGQQNSYPNILAGQFEFAGGGDFTQPLMNDNLGGLLLNGTQIADNRLVLSVGADGERAPVLLEGNPTTEITNGPTGPFNNMGIPGAKSFHLVAPGYGNAGGILSGTANPYYARIATSSNATVIADAASQSPSFFALWIGNNDILSYATSGGVGVDQTGNVDPTTYGPNDITDPNVFASVYSQEVDALAAGASGGVLINIPDVTSIPYFTTVPAQAIPLDAATAGAVNTQFAQYNNQVLPTLVGAGIITQEEADARMVNFSAGQNFPILTDDDLTDVTQILIAQGLPPETAALLGQLRQANNNDLIVLTASSVLGTQADPNNPLSIIGVAVPLQDQFVLTGVEQSRVSTASAAYNATIQGIASANDLAFVDARAALRQVAQGGVAYNGGVLTSAFATGGAFSLDGVHPTPRGYAYTANVMIDAINAQYNATIPKVEIGNYATITLANN; the protein is encoded by the coding sequence ATGAAAAATACTATAAATATATGTTTAGGCTTACTTGCCATTGGGTTTGTAAGTTGTGAACCAGAATTTGAAAACCCTGTAAATGAAGAAGGGTTTTATGACAGCGGAAGTGCCAATTTTTCTAATTTTGTAGCAGTTGGTAACTCGTTAACAGCCGGCTTTGCAGATAATGCGCTGTATATTACAGGTCAACAAAACTCATATCCAAATATATTAGCTGGTCAATTTGAGTTTGCAGGTGGTGGTGATTTCACGCAACCGTTAATGAATGATAATTTAGGAGGATTGCTATTAAACGGAACTCAAATAGCAGATAATCGGTTAGTTCTTTCTGTAGGTGCAGATGGCGAAAGAGCTCCTGTTCTATTAGAAGGAAACCCAACAACTGAAATTACAAATGGCCCAACCGGACCATTTAATAATATGGGAATTCCAGGTGCTAAAAGTTTTCACTTAGTTGCTCCAGGTTATGGTAATGCTGGTGGAATTTTATCAGGTACTGCGAACCCATATTATGCTCGTATTGCAACTAGTAGTAATGCTACTGTAATCGCTGATGCTGCTTCTCAAAGCCCAAGTTTTTTCGCACTTTGGATTGGGAACAATGATATTTTAAGTTATGCTACTTCTGGTGGGGTTGGTGTTGACCAAACAGGAAATGTAGATCCAACTACTTATGGTCCTAATGATATAACAGACCCTAATGTTTTTGCTTCAGTTTATAGTCAAGAGGTTGACGCCTTAGCAGCAGGTGCTTCTGGAGGTGTATTGATTAATATTCCTGATGTAACATCAATTCCTTATTTCACCACTGTACCTGCACAAGCTATTCCTTTAGATGCTGCTACCGCTGGTGCTGTAAACACACAGTTTGCACAATATAATAATCAGGTGCTACCTACTTTAGTAGGAGCAGGAATTATTACACAAGAAGAAGCAGATGCTAGAATGGTAAACTTTTCTGCAGGACAGAACTTCCCTATTCTAACTGATGATGATTTAACAGATGTTACACAGATTTTAATTGCACAAGGTCTACCTCCTGAAACAGCAGCATTATTAGGCCAATTACGTCAAGCAAATAATAACGATTTAATTGTACTTACTGCATCCTCTGTTTTAGGAACACAAGCAGATCCAAATAACCCATTAAGTATTATTGGAGTTGCAGTTCCGTTACAGGATCAGTTTGTTTTAACTGGTGTAGAGCAATCTCGTGTTTCTACAGCTTCAGCTGCCTATAATGCTACTATACAGGGGATTGCTAGTGCTAATGATTTGGCTTTTGTAGATGCTAGAGCAGCCTTAAGGCAAGTAGCTCAAGGAGGTGTTGCATATAACGGAGGGGTTTTAACTTCTGCTTTTGCAACTGGTGGTGCTTTTTCATTAGATGGAGTTCACCCGACACCTAGAGGCTATGCATATACAGCAAATGTTATGATAGATGCTATTAATGCACAGTATAATGCAACAATTCCTAAAGTTGAAATAGGAAATTACGCCACTATAACGCTAGCTAACAACTAG
- a CDS encoding OmpP1/FadL family transporter, producing MKKVVLLAVFALATAVTYAGGYRVSLQGQKALAMGHTGVAVVNSAESVFFNPAGLVYLENKLSISAGVSGVFSTVAYQNEALGTYAETDNPVSTPLYFYASYQATDWLALGLGVYTPYGSTVEYEDDWAGSHLVNNIDLQAIFIQPSVSLKVNDKFSVGGGPIYVTGSVNFNRNLTRSLTDLEGNRSEVTIDASGVTNWGWTAGFMFNPTDNLRIGANYRSEIILEAEEGDADFQNVPNSPLTPFVDTQFDASLPMPAELTVGLSYEFCEKWTFAFDYNRAFWDVYESLSIDFANPQVPDSENLRNYKNSSSYRFGLQYDVTEMFTLRAGYYFDETPVRDGYFAPETPRNDSSGYTAGLTVNVGKHFQIDASFLYLHFKEVDASYDYHFDQGVRAPFSGTYKSSAFVPGLGVSYKL from the coding sequence ATGAAGAAAGTAGTTCTACTTGCCGTATTTGCACTTGCAACGGCAGTAACCTATGCCGGCGGTTATCGTGTTAGCTTGCAAGGACAAAAAGCACTTGCTATGGGGCACACTGGTGTGGCTGTGGTAAACAGTGCGGAGAGTGTGTTTTTTAATCCCGCGGGATTAGTGTATTTAGAAAATAAATTAAGCATATCAGCAGGTGTTAGCGGTGTGTTCTCTACTGTAGCCTACCAAAATGAAGCTCTTGGAACCTATGCTGAAACTGATAATCCAGTAAGTACTCCCTTGTATTTTTATGCATCGTATCAAGCAACAGATTGGCTTGCTTTAGGGTTAGGAGTTTATACTCCTTACGGAAGTACTGTTGAATATGAAGATGATTGGGCAGGTTCTCACCTAGTAAATAATATTGATTTACAAGCAATATTCATTCAGCCAAGTGTTTCGTTAAAAGTAAATGATAAATTTAGTGTAGGTGGTGGTCCAATTTATGTAACGGGGTCGGTTAATTTTAATCGAAATCTTACAAGATCACTTACAGATTTAGAAGGAAACCGTTCTGAAGTTACTATCGATGCTTCAGGAGTTACCAATTGGGGATGGACTGCAGGTTTTATGTTTAATCCAACCGATAACTTACGTATTGGTGCTAATTACCGTTCCGAAATTATTTTAGAAGCTGAAGAAGGGGATGCAGATTTTCAAAACGTACCCAATTCGCCATTAACTCCATTTGTAGATACTCAATTCGATGCGTCTTTACCTATGCCTGCTGAATTAACAGTTGGTTTAAGTTATGAATTTTGTGAAAAATGGACTTTTGCTTTTGACTATAACCGTGCTTTCTGGGATGTATATGAATCTTTGAGTATAGATTTTGCAAACCCACAGGTGCCAGATTCTGAAAATTTAAGAAATTATAAGAATTCATCATCATATCGTTTCGGATTACAGTATGATGTAACTGAAATGTTTACGCTTCGTGCAGGATATTATTTTGATGAAACTCCGGTTCGTGATGGTTATTTTGCGCCAGAAACTCCAAGAAATGATAGTAGTGGTTATACTGCTGGTCTTACTGTAAACGTAGGTAAACATTTTCAAATAGATGCTTCATTCTTATACTTACACTTTAAAGAAGTTGATGCTTCTTATGATTATCACTTTGATCAAGGTGTTCGAGCACCTTTTAGCGGAACCTATAAATCTAGTGCCTTTGTACCTGGATTAGGAGTGTCTTACAAACTGTAA